Proteins from one Myxococcales bacterium genomic window:
- a CDS encoding DnaJ domain-containing protein, whose amino-acid sequence MQSREQARLPRVVDGIDMRALPIGPEEAFVLTRVDGRSSEADIAAATGIDSGRVKESLKRLVELGAVRYEDAVAATSSAPPQREQPTVPPGVRISHPVIEAKSTEQQDAAHPASALYDPGELDEDVELELPRKRKILDYYYRLETVSHYELLEVSTDADKKVIKDAYFKVVGIFHPDKYYGKKLGSFKLKLERVFQRLTEAQEVLARKATRDEYDIYLAAQSRTKALERAMRTESTELEAVRQRIEQEARLSERASQAPPSTSWPPAADPEERRRALARKLRGSMVPPGRASVPPEAPPSNRIAIQEHVADELKRRYEARLSQARENQVKKYVDAAEGAMATRDVISAANALRIAVSLAPDDEALKERFEMVQDKASALLADTYLEQAKYEESNKHFLEAAQTYEKVSRGKPNANIFAKVATCLYEGGGDLRKAGDMARKAVALAPKAVEPRLTLAKIYVKAGMKESALAEFERIGQMNPGDDTIKDWIKRIKRGDA is encoded by the coding sequence GTGCAATCGCGTGAACAGGCTCGACTGCCTCGCGTGGTCGACGGCATCGACATGCGCGCGCTGCCCATCGGTCCAGAGGAAGCCTTCGTCCTGACACGCGTCGATGGCCGCTCGAGTGAAGCCGACATCGCTGCCGCGACGGGCATCGACAGTGGTCGGGTGAAGGAGAGCCTCAAGCGCCTCGTGGAGCTCGGGGCGGTTCGCTACGAAGACGCCGTTGCGGCCACGTCCTCGGCGCCTCCGCAGAGGGAGCAGCCGACCGTCCCTCCGGGCGTGCGAATTTCGCACCCGGTCATCGAGGCTAAATCAACCGAGCAACAGGACGCAGCCCACCCCGCCTCCGCCCTTTACGATCCCGGCGAGCTGGACGAGGACGTCGAGCTCGAGCTGCCGCGCAAGCGCAAGATCCTCGACTACTACTATCGGCTCGAGACGGTCTCTCACTACGAGCTCCTGGAGGTCAGCACCGACGCCGACAAGAAGGTCATCAAGGATGCCTACTTCAAGGTCGTCGGGATCTTCCACCCGGATAAATACTACGGAAAGAAGCTGGGCAGCTTCAAGCTCAAGCTCGAGCGGGTGTTCCAGCGCCTGACCGAGGCGCAGGAGGTCTTGGCGCGCAAGGCGACGCGCGACGAGTACGACATCTATCTTGCCGCACAGAGTCGGACCAAGGCGCTGGAGCGAGCGATGCGCACCGAGAGCACCGAGCTCGAGGCGGTGAGGCAGCGAATTGAGCAAGAAGCGCGGCTCTCGGAGCGCGCGAGCCAGGCGCCACCGAGCACGTCCTGGCCACCGGCGGCGGACCCTGAAGAGCGGCGGCGCGCGCTGGCGCGAAAGCTGCGCGGCTCGATGGTACCTCCGGGGCGAGCCTCGGTGCCGCCGGAAGCCCCGCCGTCCAACCGCATTGCCATCCAGGAGCACGTGGCGGACGAGCTCAAGCGCCGCTACGAAGCGCGGCTGAGCCAGGCGCGGGAGAACCAGGTCAAGAAGTACGTCGACGCCGCCGAAGGCGCGATGGCCACCCGCGACGTGATCTCCGCGGCCAATGCTCTGCGCATTGCGGTCAGCCTCGCGCCCGACGACGAAGCCCTCAAGGAGCGTTTCGAGATGGTGCAAGACAAGGCCAGCGCGCTCCTCGCCGACACCTACCTCGAGCAGGCAAAGTACGAGGAATCCAACAAGCACTTCCTGGAGGCCGCGCAGACCTACGAAAAGGTCTCGCGTGGCAAGCCCAACGCGAACATTTTCGCCAAGGTGGCGACCTGCCTGTACGAGGGGGGTGGCGACCTGCGCAAGGCCGGGGACATGGCCCGGAAGGCCGTTGCGCTGGCCCCCAAGGCCGTCGAACCTCGGCTCACCCTGGCCAAGATCTACGTCAAAGCGGGCATGAAAGAGAGCGCCTTGGCGGAGTTCGAGCGCATCGGCCAGATGAATCCGGGCGATGATACGATCAAGGACTGGATCAAACGCATCAAGCGCGGAGACGCTTGA